The following coding sequences are from one Granulicella sp. L56 window:
- a CDS encoding DUF3592 domain-containing protein encodes MAGIFLVDSIRLWLHRRSRQKKLQLAQGWPTIAAEVNHWAVVQADEEANAFGVPFQIEAGFHFMLNGEYYGGYFRSVALAGGEAERLAKGTPKVNVRYNPSNPDTVAVLAEDNRENLPFQVLSS; translated from the coding sequence ATGGCCGGAATCTTCCTCGTCGATTCAATTCGCCTATGGCTGCACCGCCGAAGCCGCCAGAAGAAGCTGCAACTGGCGCAGGGCTGGCCCACGATCGCCGCAGAGGTGAATCACTGGGCAGTCGTCCAAGCCGACGAAGAGGCGAACGCCTTCGGAGTTCCCTTCCAGATCGAGGCAGGCTTTCACTTCATGCTCAACGGCGAATACTACGGCGGCTACTTCCGTAGCGTGGCACTCGCCGGTGGCGAAGCCGAGCGGTTAGCGAAGGGCACACCTAAGGTCAACGTTCGCTACAACCCCTCTAATCCGGACACCGTCGCGGTTCTGGCCGAAGATAATAGAGAAAACCTGCCCTTTCAGGTTCTCTCCAGCTAA
- a CDS encoding TIGR03435 family protein: MHETCFVLCMPRRKHLVLFLAIFLLTRFDPAQDSAKTPTISTPAYDVVSIVPHKFDADSTSWGSQGSTFTATNVTVKMIVSLAFGLRQDLISGLPAWADSNRYDIKAKIVDADLSTLRKLTDKQHNEMLVKIVTDRFNLKSHTETKELPVYNLVLARHGSKLKTSAIQDNSKGTWTSNTGDFTGTTISITPVTDMLANELHRTVINQTNLSALYDMHLTWASDRLATVGQDNGRVEDAGPSLFSALQDQLGLKLVPSKGPVTTLVIDHVERPTPN; the protein is encoded by the coding sequence GTGCATGAGACTTGTTTCGTACTCTGTATGCCACGCCGCAAACATCTTGTTTTATTCCTCGCTATCTTCCTTCTCACCCGCTTCGATCCCGCCCAAGATTCAGCCAAGACGCCCACCATCTCCACGCCAGCCTACGACGTCGTTTCGATCGTTCCCCACAAATTCGACGCCGACAGCACCTCTTGGGGCTCTCAGGGTTCCACTTTCACCGCCACCAACGTCACCGTAAAGATGATTGTTAGCCTCGCATTCGGCCTCCGTCAGGACCTCATCTCCGGCCTCCCTGCCTGGGCAGACTCCAATCGCTACGACATCAAAGCCAAGATCGTCGACGCCGATCTATCAACCTTAAGAAAACTCACCGATAAGCAGCACAACGAGATGCTGGTGAAGATCGTCACTGACCGCTTCAACCTCAAGTCTCACACGGAAACCAAAGAACTCCCCGTCTACAACCTCGTCCTCGCACGCCATGGTTCGAAGCTGAAAACCAGCGCTATTCAGGACAACTCCAAAGGCACCTGGACCAGCAACACAGGCGACTTCACTGGAACCACCATCTCCATCACCCCAGTTACTGACATGCTCGCCAACGAACTCCATCGCACCGTCATCAACCAGACCAACCTTTCCGCCCTCTACGATATGCACCTCACCTGGGCATCCGATCGCCTCGCCACGGTCGGCCAGGATAACGGCAGAGTCGAAGACGCCGGACCGTCCCTCTTCTCCGCCCTTCAAGACCAGCTTGGCCTCAAACTCGTCCCTAGCAAAGGCCCTGTCACGACCCTTGTCATCGACCATGTGGAGCGACCTACCCCCAACTAA
- a CDS encoding endonuclease NucS domain-containing protein: MEDLIANHPDHFFPRHGFILKGRQQSFRGVGRFDLLFTDRYGMDVLMELKAVPAKYDVIDQVARYRDALVDMGSTRIIMWLVAPTIPKSMCEFLSHLGIEYTEIHPSEFSRIAKITGYTLRGSESLAEVSPKDSTSVTG, translated from the coding sequence ATGGAAGACTTGATCGCAAATCATCCAGATCACTTCTTCCCGCGCCACGGTTTTATTCTCAAGGGCCGGCAACAGTCCTTTCGTGGCGTTGGCCGATTCGACCTTCTCTTTACGGATCGATATGGCATGGATGTACTGATGGAGCTAAAGGCAGTTCCTGCAAAGTACGACGTGATTGATCAAGTTGCCCGCTATCGTGACGCGCTAGTGGATATGGGTTCAACTCGGATCATTATGTGGCTGGTTGCTCCGACTATACCGAAATCGATGTGCGAATTCTTATCCCATCTGGGAATTGAATATACCGAGATACATCCTTCTGAATTTTCTCGAATAGCAAAAATTACCGGATACACCTTGAGGGGATCAGAATCATTGGCGGAGGTCTCGCCCAAGGACTCAACTTCAGTCACAGGCTAA
- a CDS encoding nuclear transport factor 2 family protein: protein MTRDEAWSLANHWIAAWNDHDLDLILSHYEDAIELTSPSVAQLLGAPDGKVVGKANLRAYFQRGLEAYPELHFDLKDVLGGVNSVVLYYTNQKGTHTGEFMELSAVGKVTRVIAHYSA, encoded by the coding sequence GTGACGAGAGACGAGGCCTGGAGTCTGGCGAATCATTGGATTGCCGCTTGGAACGATCATGATCTGGATCTGATCCTGTCCCACTATGAGGATGCAATTGAGTTGACCTCACCGTCTGTTGCCCAGCTATTAGGTGCGCCCGATGGCAAGGTGGTGGGAAAGGCAAATCTGAGAGCGTACTTTCAGCGAGGGCTTGAAGCTTACCCAGAACTCCACTTTGACCTTAAGGATGTCCTCGGTGGAGTCAACAGCGTGGTGCTCTACTACACCAACCAAAAGGGAACACATACGGGCGAGTTCATGGAGCTGTCAGCGGTTGGTAAAGTGACACGCGTCATAGCCCATTACAGCGCCTGA
- a CDS encoding M20/M25/M40 family metallo-hydrolase, with amino-acid sequence MAIDPIQLTKQLVDIDSTTYHEGAAGAFLYDFLASEGYAVEKMTVEQPELKLTPGAGSGERFNVYAALPGVTPDVVLSTHMDTVPPFFGCREDDDFLYGRGTCDAKGIIAAQVAAADRLRNAGVKVGLLFVVGEERDSAGAKVANQFSKGSKFLINGEPTDNRLALATKGALRVELRSNGRMAHSAYPELGESAIDKLVDALHDVKALALPEEPEIGSSTLNIGLIEGGRAPNVIADKAEAHILIRTVGPSQEVKDLILKTVGDRAKVTFSLDLSYVRMRKVGNLPTMVAKFATDIPTLTNWGEPFLLGPGSIHVAHTPDEKISKKELLECVELYVELATSLVE; translated from the coding sequence ATGGCGATTGACCCCATTCAGCTTACAAAACAGCTCGTCGATATTGATTCGACCACCTATCATGAAGGCGCTGCCGGGGCCTTTTTATATGATTTTCTGGCCTCCGAGGGCTATGCCGTCGAGAAGATGACGGTCGAGCAGCCGGAACTGAAGCTGACCCCGGGCGCGGGGAGCGGAGAGCGGTTCAACGTCTACGCTGCACTGCCGGGAGTTACGCCGGATGTCGTTCTCTCGACCCATATGGACACTGTTCCGCCGTTCTTCGGCTGCCGCGAGGACGATGACTTCCTCTATGGCCGGGGGACCTGCGATGCGAAGGGAATCATTGCCGCCCAGGTAGCAGCAGCGGACCGATTGCGGAATGCCGGGGTGAAGGTAGGGCTGCTGTTTGTGGTGGGTGAGGAGCGGGATTCGGCAGGGGCGAAGGTGGCCAACCAGTTTTCCAAGGGATCGAAGTTTCTGATCAATGGTGAGCCCACGGACAACCGTCTGGCGCTGGCGACCAAGGGCGCGCTGCGCGTCGAGCTTCGCAGCAACGGGCGTATGGCGCACTCGGCTTATCCCGAGTTGGGAGAGTCGGCCATCGACAAACTGGTGGATGCGCTGCACGATGTGAAGGCGTTGGCGTTGCCGGAGGAGCCGGAGATTGGATCTTCTACCTTGAATATCGGTTTGATCGAGGGGGGACGGGCTCCCAATGTCATTGCGGACAAGGCCGAGGCGCACATACTGATCCGCACCGTGGGACCTTCGCAGGAGGTAAAAGACCTCATCCTGAAGACGGTGGGAGACCGGGCCAAGGTGACGTTCTCGCTTGATCTGAGCTATGTAAGGATGCGCAAGGTAGGAAATCTGCCAACGATGGTGGCCAAGTTTGCGACCGATATTCCAACGCTGACCAACTGGGGCGAGCCGTTTCTGCTGGGGCCCGGAAGCATCCACGTGGCACATACGCCGGATGAGAAGATCTCAAAAAAAGAACTGTTGGAGTGTGTAGAACTCTATGTGGAGCTGGCGACGAGCCTTGTAGAGTAG
- a CDS encoding acetyl-CoA carboxylase carboxyltransferase subunit alpha has protein sequence MAEHEASRATHAHPVAAPVPEAWIKTELARHAQRPYPMDFIEALFTDFSEIHGDRAFGDDAAMSCGMAYFHGEPVLVVGNLKGRTLKERVARKFGSPDPEGYRKALRAMKIAEKFGRPIFTFIDLAGANPGIGAEERGQGEAIARNLLEMSRLQVPTIATITGEGGSGGALALAVADRVLMLENAIYSVISPEGCASIMWKDASKKQQAAAALKYTATDVQRLGCVDDVLPEPEGGTQNDPAAAMALVDERLQYHLANLRSLPIEELLEQRYQKFRNIAQFYTTA, from the coding sequence ATGGCTGAACACGAAGCAAGCAGAGCAACGCACGCTCATCCTGTAGCCGCACCGGTTCCGGAAGCGTGGATTAAGACGGAGCTGGCCCGGCACGCCCAGCGTCCCTATCCGATGGACTTCATCGAAGCACTTTTTACCGACTTCAGCGAGATCCACGGCGACCGCGCCTTCGGCGATGATGCGGCGATGAGCTGCGGCATGGCGTACTTTCATGGCGAGCCGGTTTTGGTGGTCGGCAACCTCAAGGGGCGAACGCTGAAAGAGCGCGTCGCGCGGAAGTTCGGCAGTCCCGATCCAGAGGGCTATCGCAAGGCATTGCGGGCGATGAAGATCGCCGAGAAGTTCGGCCGCCCCATCTTCACTTTTATTGACCTTGCCGGGGCGAATCCCGGTATCGGCGCCGAAGAGCGTGGCCAGGGCGAGGCGATTGCGCGCAACCTGCTGGAGATGTCGCGGTTGCAGGTGCCGACGATTGCCACCATCACAGGCGAGGGCGGATCGGGCGGCGCGTTGGCGCTGGCTGTGGCTGACCGTGTGCTGATGCTTGAGAATGCGATCTATTCGGTGATATCGCCCGAGGGCTGCGCGTCGATCATGTGGAAGGACGCCAGCAAGAAACAGCAGGCTGCCGCTGCTCTCAAATACACGGCGACCGACGTCCAACGGTTAGGCTGTGTCGATGATGTGCTGCCGGAGCCTGAAGGCGGCACGCAGAACGATCCAGCCGCTGCGATGGCTCTAGTTGACGAAAGGCTTCAATACCATCTCGCGAACCTTCGCAGCTTGCCGATTGAGGAACTGCTCGAGCAGCGCTACCAGAAGTTTCGTAACATCGCGCAGTTTTACACCACCGCTTAG
- the dnaE gene encoding DNA polymerase III subunit alpha yields MAAEFTHLHLHSDYSLLDGACDVDKLAAHVSKIGQTAAAITDHGNIYGAVHFFDAMQKKGVKPILGCELYLSKTADHREMADGYNHFLVLAENEAGYRNLVRLTSEAALHGFYRKPRVSKEFLSRHTEGLIGFSGCLAGEINQHLMAGKHEEAKQSAGYFQDIFGKNNFFLEIQDHGLEPDKGVCDALFKMERELGIPLIATNDSHYVASDDSRAHEILLCVQTAGSMNDPNRFKFDTQEFYIKTAEEMHRTFAQNPEVCNRTMQFVDRCNLKMSKVKDPFPKFDVPEGHTLDSYFESVCREGLKKRLDTAVAHLRERGILRKSIADYEARLNRELDCIKQMQFPGYFMIVWDFIRYAREQGIPVGPGRGSAAGSLVAYVMEITDIDPLQNELLFERFLNPERISMPDIDIDFCMNRRGEVIEYVKRKYGNDQVAQIITFNTMAAKAAIKDVGRALDMPYGEVDRIAKMIPPTIGITIEQALKDSPGLATAYEGDARIKEVIDTAMRLEGLIRGAGVHAAGVVIAPQPLTELVPVTRTKDESIVTSYDMKAVEKMGLLKMDFLGLTTLTVIDDCLKLIKSTTGVEVDMAMIPLDDTVTYEQVFHRALTSGVFQFESGGMRDVLRRYKPNVVEDLTALNALYRPGPIQGGMIDDFIERKWGRRPVEYLLPDLEPLLRETLGVIVYQEQVMQISNVVAGYSLGDADLLRRAMGKKDAAEMDKQRERFMAGAAANKHPKDTAGKLFDLMAQFAGYGFNKSHSAAYALLAYHTAWLKTHYPVEFMAALLTSETSKPENVVKYIGECREINISVVPPNVQSAYANFTPVGAAIGFGLAAIKNVGHNAIESIIKAREELKAAGKPGFSSLWEFCEKVDLRLLNKRVLESLIKAGAMDAFGGRAQVMAALDKAMEQAQKAQRDEAAGQHGLFGIFDSDVPASGGHEEALPNVPEWDEHTRLQYEKEVLGFFVSGHPMDKYREKLRNMKVVDTATALEMKPEPQTFRRGRSEEPQNEIAIAGVITGLKVAKSKRSGEMYAQAALEDTVGKIELIAFPQSYEKLAEKLKIDVPVLVRGVLRGEEDSAPKLAISSIQALEDVKLKLPESLRIRVPLHNPDTALLEKLHALFLGAPGKGKLLLDLEEPGEFCAVLEPHNVMVAADRLFIDQVEELVGRGAVRVID; encoded by the coding sequence ATGGCCGCAGAGTTTACCCACCTCCATCTCCACTCCGATTATTCGCTCCTCGATGGGGCCTGCGACGTCGATAAGCTGGCCGCGCATGTCAGCAAGATCGGGCAGACGGCTGCCGCGATTACTGATCACGGCAATATCTACGGGGCCGTCCACTTCTTCGATGCGATGCAGAAGAAGGGGGTCAAGCCGATCCTTGGGTGCGAGCTTTATCTCTCGAAGACTGCCGACCATCGTGAGATGGCGGATGGCTATAACCACTTTCTGGTGCTGGCGGAAAATGAAGCCGGTTATCGCAATCTTGTTCGATTGACGAGCGAGGCAGCGCTGCATGGGTTCTATCGCAAGCCCCGCGTCTCGAAGGAATTTTTATCGAGGCATACCGAAGGTCTGATCGGGTTTTCGGGCTGCCTGGCTGGGGAGATCAATCAGCACCTGATGGCAGGGAAGCACGAAGAGGCAAAGCAGAGCGCAGGCTACTTTCAGGACATCTTCGGAAAAAATAACTTCTTTCTTGAGATTCAAGACCACGGACTGGAGCCGGACAAAGGCGTCTGCGATGCACTCTTCAAGATGGAGCGGGAACTGGGGATTCCGCTGATCGCTACCAACGACAGCCATTATGTCGCGAGCGATGACAGCCGGGCGCACGAGATTCTGCTGTGCGTGCAGACGGCGGGCAGCATGAATGATCCGAACCGCTTCAAGTTCGACACGCAGGAGTTCTACATCAAGACTGCGGAGGAGATGCATCGCACCTTCGCGCAGAACCCTGAGGTCTGCAATCGGACGATGCAGTTTGTGGACCGCTGCAATCTGAAGATGTCGAAGGTGAAAGATCCGTTTCCGAAGTTCGATGTTCCTGAAGGCCACACTCTGGACAGCTACTTTGAGAGCGTGTGCCGCGAAGGCTTGAAGAAACGCCTCGATACAGCAGTAGCGCATCTGCGTGAGCGGGGGATACTGCGCAAGTCGATTGCGGACTATGAAGCTCGGTTGAACCGCGAGCTCGATTGCATCAAGCAGATGCAGTTTCCCGGCTACTTCATGATCGTGTGGGACTTCATCCGCTACGCGCGAGAGCAGGGAATTCCTGTTGGCCCTGGCCGTGGCTCGGCTGCCGGATCGCTCGTCGCTTATGTGATGGAGATCACCGATATCGATCCGCTGCAGAACGAGTTGCTGTTCGAGCGGTTTCTGAATCCTGAGCGTATTTCGATGCCCGATATCGACATCGACTTCTGCATGAACCGGCGCGGCGAGGTGATCGAGTACGTCAAGCGCAAGTATGGCAACGATCAGGTCGCGCAGATCATCACGTTCAACACCATGGCTGCAAAGGCGGCGATCAAGGACGTCGGACGCGCGCTCGACATGCCTTATGGTGAAGTGGACCGGATCGCCAAGATGATTCCGCCGACCATCGGGATCACCATCGAACAGGCGCTGAAGGACTCGCCCGGACTCGCGACTGCCTACGAGGGCGACGCGCGGATCAAGGAGGTCATCGACACGGCGATGCGTCTCGAAGGCCTGATACGCGGGGCTGGAGTTCATGCCGCTGGAGTCGTCATTGCGCCGCAACCGCTGACTGAACTTGTGCCGGTCACTCGGACAAAAGATGAATCCATCGTCACCTCGTACGACATGAAGGCAGTCGAAAAGATGGGCCTTCTGAAGATGGACTTTCTGGGGCTTACGACGCTTACGGTCATCGACGACTGCCTGAAGCTCATCAAGTCGACCACGGGCGTCGAAGTCGACATGGCGATGATTCCGCTGGACGACACGGTTACTTATGAGCAGGTCTTTCATCGCGCGCTCACCTCGGGCGTCTTTCAGTTCGAGTCGGGCGGGATGCGCGACGTATTGCGCCGGTACAAGCCCAATGTGGTCGAAGACCTGACTGCTCTGAACGCGCTTTATCGTCCGGGGCCGATTCAGGGCGGCATGATCGATGACTTCATCGAGCGCAAGTGGGGACGGCGCCCGGTTGAGTATCTGCTGCCCGATCTTGAACCGCTGCTGCGGGAGACGCTGGGCGTCATCGTGTATCAGGAACAGGTCATGCAGATCTCGAACGTAGTGGCAGGCTACTCGCTGGGCGATGCCGACCTGCTGCGCCGCGCGATGGGCAAGAAAGATGCCGCGGAGATGGACAAGCAGCGAGAGCGGTTTATGGCTGGAGCGGCTGCTAATAAGCATCCCAAAGATACTGCCGGGAAGCTGTTCGACCTGATGGCGCAGTTTGCCGGGTATGGATTTAATAAGTCGCACTCGGCTGCGTATGCGCTGCTTGCGTACCACACGGCTTGGCTCAAGACGCACTATCCAGTGGAGTTCATGGCCGCGTTGCTGACGAGTGAAACTTCAAAGCCGGAAAATGTTGTGAAGTACATCGGAGAGTGCCGGGAGATCAATATCTCGGTTGTTCCGCCGAATGTACAGAGTGCCTATGCGAACTTCACTCCAGTAGGAGCTGCAATCGGCTTTGGCCTGGCCGCGATTAAGAATGTCGGGCACAATGCGATCGAGTCCATCATCAAGGCTCGCGAGGAGTTGAAGGCAGCAGGGAAGCCGGGCTTCAGTAGTCTTTGGGAGTTTTGCGAGAAAGTTGATCTTCGGCTGCTCAATAAGCGGGTGCTGGAGTCGTTGATCAAGGCTGGCGCGATGGATGCCTTTGGCGGCCGCGCCCAGGTGATGGCTGCGTTGGACAAGGCGATGGAGCAGGCGCAGAAGGCGCAGCGCGATGAGGCTGCGGGGCAGCATGGACTGTTTGGGATATTTGATTCGGACGTCCCAGCAAGTGGCGGGCATGAAGAAGCGCTGCCCAATGTTCCAGAGTGGGACGAGCATACGCGGTTGCAGTACGAGAAAGAGGTGCTCGGTTTCTTTGTCTCGGGGCACCCGATGGATAAGTACCGCGAGAAGCTGCGCAACATGAAGGTGGTGGATACGGCAACAGCGCTCGAGATGAAGCCGGAGCCACAGACCTTCCGTCGCGGGCGCAGCGAAGAACCACAGAATGAGATTGCGATTGCCGGAGTCATTACCGGGCTGAAGGTGGCGAAGTCGAAACGGTCTGGAGAGATGTATGCGCAGGCAGCGCTCGAAGATACGGTGGGCAAGATCGAACTGATCGCGTTTCCGCAGTCGTACGAGAAGCTGGCGGAGAAGCTGAAGATCGATGTCCCGGTGCTCGTCCGCGGAGTGCTGCGAGGGGAAGAAGACTCTGCTCCGAAGCTTGCGATCTCGAGCATTCAGGCTTTGGAAGACGTGAAGCTGAAACTGCCGGAGTCGCTGCGAATCAGGGTCCCCCTGCACAACCCCGATACTGCGCTGCTCGAAAAACTTCATGCTCTGTTTCTTGGCGCGCCGGGGAAAGGCAAGCTGTTGCTGGACCTTGAAGAGCCGGGGGAGTTCTGCGCCGTGCTGGAACCGCATAACGTGATGGTGGCGGCGGACCGCCTGTTTATCGATCAGGTGGAGGAGTTGGTGGGACGGGGCGCGGTCCGAGTTATTGATTAA
- a CDS encoding alpha/beta fold hydrolase: MMRQDEESGEAFVSVAGVKVHYRRAGSGHPLLLLHGLVGSARNWERNIRFLAQDASVYAVDLFNMGESERVPGLDAGLEATADRIVALMDELGLEEADIGAHSHGGAVAMMLAARHPRRVRSLILFAPANPFCDLGKQLIHFYQTRFGMWFARQIPHLPRMLKATALSRMYGDPARVADGVLEGYIAGLHVPGTIDHVLQIVQRWSADMSLLRSMLSKLSGKPTLLIWGDRDRAVGLSSGRQLERMLPQSRLVVIPGAGHIAFEEMPEICNQTMRDWLLRKLPEARSAA, translated from the coding sequence ATGATGCGGCAGGATGAGGAGTCAGGGGAGGCATTTGTATCGGTAGCGGGCGTAAAGGTCCACTATCGGCGCGCTGGCTCTGGCCATCCGCTTTTATTGCTGCACGGCTTGGTGGGTTCTGCGAGGAATTGGGAGAGGAATATCCGCTTTCTGGCCCAGGATGCCAGCGTCTACGCTGTCGATCTCTTCAACATGGGGGAGTCGGAGCGTGTTCCCGGACTTGACGCCGGACTGGAAGCAACTGCCGACCGTATCGTCGCGTTGATGGACGAATTGGGACTGGAAGAGGCCGACATCGGGGCCCATTCTCATGGCGGAGCGGTTGCGATGATGTTGGCTGCGCGTCATCCCCGTCGCGTGCGCAGTCTGATTCTCTTTGCACCGGCAAACCCTTTTTGCGATCTGGGAAAGCAGTTGATCCACTTCTATCAAACAAGGTTCGGAATGTGGTTTGCGCGGCAGATTCCTCATCTGCCGCGAATGTTGAAGGCCACCGCGCTGAGCCGCATGTATGGCGATCCCGCACGGGTCGCCGATGGCGTGCTGGAGGGCTATATCGCAGGATTGCATGTTCCCGGCACGATCGACCATGTGCTGCAGATTGTTCAGAGATGGTCTGCGGATATGAGCCTTTTGCGTTCGATGCTCTCAAAGTTGAGCGGCAAGCCGACCCTGCTGATATGGGGTGATCGTGACCGCGCTGTGGGACTATCGTCAGGTCGTCAATTGGAACGAATGTTGCCGCAGTCGAGACTGGTTGTCATTCCTGGCGCTGGCCACATCGCGTTTGAAGAGATGCCGGAGATCTGCAATCAGACGATGCGAGACTGGCTGTTGAGGAAGTTGCCCGAAGCCAGGAGCGCGGCCTAG
- a CDS encoding alpha/beta hydrolase: MTQKTLSQIISVDDLHSSAGRLEALLNSGREDAPYAVLLCHPHPKGGGTMHNKVVYHAMKSLNSFGLPILRFNFRSVGLSEGVFDEGRGEQEDVHAALDWLDTHIKLPILVAGFSFGSYVALRASCGDSRVKGLIALGLPAHAEGRDYTYDFLSHCVQPKLFISGDHDQYCPRRHMEAVFAAASEPKRLVWIEGAEHFFQGTPESPVPKLGQMQQEIARWLREQLGLKEK; encoded by the coding sequence ATGACTCAAAAGACCCTGTCGCAAATTATCTCCGTCGACGATCTCCACAGCTCTGCCGGACGCCTTGAAGCTCTGCTCAATAGCGGCCGCGAAGACGCTCCTTACGCCGTGCTGCTCTGCCACCCGCACCCTAAAGGCGGTGGCACCATGCACAACAAGGTCGTCTACCATGCCATGAAGTCATTGAATTCATTTGGCTTACCCATCCTGCGCTTCAACTTCCGTAGCGTCGGCCTAAGCGAAGGCGTCTTTGACGAAGGCCGCGGCGAACAGGAAGACGTTCACGCCGCCCTCGACTGGCTCGACACTCACATCAAACTGCCCATCCTGGTCGCTGGCTTCTCCTTCGGCTCCTACGTGGCCCTCCGTGCCAGTTGTGGCGACTCTCGCGTCAAAGGATTGATAGCATTAGGTTTGCCCGCTCATGCGGAGGGACGAGACTACACCTACGACTTCCTCTCCCATTGCGTCCAACCCAAACTTTTCATCAGCGGAGACCATGACCAATACTGCCCACGCCGCCATATGGAAGCGGTCTTTGCCGCAGCTTCAGAACCAAAACGTCTGGTCTGGATAGAGGGGGCCGAACACTTTTTCCAGGGAACGCCTGAGTCGCCCGTTCCCAAATTGGGACAGATGCAGCAGGAGATCGCGCGCTGGCTGCGGGAACAGCTCGGACTAAAGGAAAAGTAG
- a CDS encoding CPBP family intramembrane glutamic endopeptidase: MKAFDSTPSTRSDRPLQIALFITSAAWFFASQTLAGRAAMGLSVRFNLSDERPLLGVLFLLFLLSIGFIFLQMIAHQSSSLREALGLPQRATAVQEWSLGAAIGWGLVVLAVLPMALGGTLHPIFWAAPRAFWLVVLNLAMLAVSALVEEVAFRGYPFRRLIEVIGPTWATILMSTFFGVLHAFNPDATWISVLITIFAGVLLSIAWLRTHGLWLGWGLHFAWNASMGVLFGLPVSGIVDFSSIVQTRAIGRIWLTGGDYGPEAAFFTLLVLAIGVVVVVFATRDYSWNYTRKPIIAAGYPMDVPPPEAHTAMEQQAKPPSLVQILPTTPQERSVSDPPDRVGS, from the coding sequence TTGAAGGCGTTTGATTCGACACCATCAACCCGCTCGGACCGCCCGCTGCAAATTGCGCTCTTTATTACCTCTGCCGCGTGGTTTTTTGCTTCGCAGACGCTGGCGGGTCGTGCGGCAATGGGGCTGTCTGTCCGCTTCAACCTCAGCGATGAACGTCCGCTGCTTGGCGTTCTGTTCCTGCTCTTCCTGTTGTCCATCGGCTTCATCTTTTTGCAGATGATCGCTCATCAGAGCTCCTCGCTGCGAGAGGCACTCGGTCTGCCCCAGCGAGCTACCGCTGTACAGGAGTGGAGCTTGGGCGCGGCGATTGGCTGGGGACTGGTGGTGCTTGCCGTACTGCCGATGGCGCTGGGCGGTACGCTGCACCCCATCTTCTGGGCAGCGCCACGGGCCTTCTGGCTGGTGGTGCTCAATCTGGCCATGCTGGCCGTGAGCGCACTGGTTGAGGAAGTTGCCTTTCGCGGCTATCCGTTTCGACGCCTTATCGAAGTCATTGGTCCGACGTGGGCCACCATTCTGATGTCGACGTTTTTCGGCGTGCTCCACGCCTTCAATCCCGATGCTACGTGGATCAGCGTTCTCATCACTATATTTGCCGGGGTACTGCTATCGATAGCGTGGCTGCGCACCCACGGCCTGTGGCTGGGGTGGGGACTGCATTTTGCATGGAACGCAAGCATGGGAGTGCTGTTCGGCCTGCCGGTGAGCGGGATCGTGGATTTTTCGAGCATTGTGCAGACCCGTGCCATTGGCCGCATCTGGCTTACAGGTGGAGACTATGGGCCGGAGGCCGCCTTTTTTACACTGCTGGTTCTTGCGATTGGTGTCGTGGTGGTGGTCTTCGCCACCCGCGACTACTCGTGGAACTACACGCGCAAGCCCATTATCGCGGCGGGCTATCCGATGGATGTTCCACCGCCGGAAGCGCACACTGCCATGGAGCAGCAAGCGAAGCCGCCATCATTGGTGCAGATTCTGCCCACCACGCCCCAGGAACGTTCAGTGAGCGATCCTCCCGATAGGGTTGGTTCATAA